In a single window of the Acetivibrio clariflavus DSM 19732 genome:
- a CDS encoding mannose-1-phosphate guanyltransferase produces MKAIIMAGGEGSRLRPLTCDLPKPMVPVMNIPIMEHIINLLKKHGITEIGVTLMYLPQKIKDYFGNGSHFGVNIQYFTEDVPLGTAGSVKNAGDFLDETFIVISGDSLTDMDITKAIEFHREKKSKATIVLTRVDVPLEYGVVITDKNGTITGFLEKPSWGEVFSDTVNTGTYILEPEIMDYLEQGKKTDFSQDLFPLLLEKKEPMFGYVMSGYWCDIGDLQAYLQAHYDVLDGKVKINTTLTEVKKGIWVGSGSIIDSHATLNAPCVIGDNCRIGSGAVIDSYSVLGSNNVVEDESTIKRSVLWNGNYIEYGSEIRGAILCNKINLKHYARIFENAVVGDNCVINERAIIKPNIRIWPQKTVDPLAIVDRNIIWGSKHSKTIFGENGLSGIINVDISPEFATRLGAAYGSIFKKGSKVIVSSTTSNSARMFKHAFISGMLSVGVEVFNMSSLLTPISRHAISFLAVEGGIHIKLSDDNPNKLRVDFMDAKGASISRVMERKIENAFFREDFKRCSGEEISRLNNITDFKNYYVRSILNEIDTDAIRNSSPKVCIVSPSDFVISIVVPMLTDIGCKVASFSSSNLNEIDTIVDKIKTNDANFAAFIDSNGETLVLVDKNGKIVKDDLFLSLTSLISFKSNPGSKVVVPITAPSIIETMAEKYNGKVVRTKTSPQAVMEQMLNNNLFKNKENMDQFLLNFDALAGLIKILEFLCVKNTTLSDILKEIPDFYVSKKKIFCPWELKGRVMRTLITEKDSEKVELLDGVKFIMENGWALVLPDADLPLCRIYSEGESPSVADMISEKYLEKIKRIINS; encoded by the coding sequence ATGAAAGCAATTATTATGGCTGGCGGTGAAGGATCAAGACTGCGTCCTCTTACATGTGACTTACCTAAACCTATGGTTCCGGTAATGAATATACCGATAATGGAACATATTATAAATTTACTCAAAAAACACGGCATTACCGAAATAGGAGTCACATTAATGTATCTGCCTCAGAAAATCAAGGACTATTTTGGAAACGGTTCGCATTTTGGAGTCAATATTCAATATTTTACAGAAGATGTACCCTTAGGAACTGCAGGCAGTGTAAAAAATGCCGGTGATTTCCTTGATGAAACTTTTATCGTAATAAGCGGTGATTCCCTTACAGATATGGACATTACCAAAGCTATAGAATTTCATAGAGAAAAGAAATCAAAAGCCACTATCGTTTTAACCAGAGTAGACGTACCTTTAGAATATGGTGTTGTAATTACCGATAAAAACGGTACAATAACCGGTTTTCTTGAAAAGCCAAGTTGGGGTGAAGTTTTCAGCGACACAGTAAATACCGGAACTTATATATTGGAACCGGAAATAATGGATTACCTGGAACAAGGAAAAAAGACAGACTTTAGCCAGGACCTTTTCCCTCTGCTGCTGGAAAAAAAAGAACCCATGTTTGGGTATGTAATGTCAGGCTACTGGTGCGACATAGGGGACCTGCAAGCCTATCTTCAAGCACACTATGATGTACTTGACGGCAAGGTAAAAATAAATACAACATTGACAGAGGTTAAAAAAGGTATCTGGGTCGGTTCAGGTAGCATTATTGATTCCCATGCCACATTAAATGCACCCTGTGTAATAGGCGACAATTGTCGTATAGGAAGCGGTGCTGTAATTGACAGCTATAGTGTTCTCGGCAGCAACAATGTGGTGGAAGATGAATCCACCATTAAAAGAAGCGTACTTTGGAACGGAAACTATATTGAATATGGTTCTGAAATAAGAGGTGCCATCCTTTGTAATAAAATAAATCTCAAACACTATGCGCGAATATTTGAAAACGCAGTTGTTGGCGATAACTGTGTCATAAATGAAAGAGCTATTATAAAACCCAATATCCGTATCTGGCCTCAAAAGACAGTAGATCCTCTGGCTATTGTGGATAGAAATATCATTTGGGGTTCAAAGCATTCAAAAACCATTTTCGGTGAAAACGGTCTGTCGGGAATTATTAATGTCGATATCTCTCCTGAGTTTGCAACCCGTTTGGGTGCTGCTTATGGTTCAATATTCAAAAAAGGTTCAAAGGTTATTGTAAGTTCAACCACTTCCAACTCTGCAAGAATGTTCAAACATGCATTTATATCGGGTATGCTGTCGGTAGGTGTGGAAGTATTTAATATGAGCAGTCTCCTTACCCCTATTTCACGACATGCCATCAGTTTTCTCGCTGTTGAAGGGGGAATTCACATAAAACTAAGCGACGACAACCCCAATAAACTTAGAGTGGACTTCATGGACGCAAAAGGTGCGAGTATTAGCAGAGTCATGGAACGTAAAATTGAAAATGCCTTTTTCCGGGAAGATTTTAAACGCTGTTCCGGAGAAGAAATCAGCCGTCTGAACAATATAACCGATTTCAAAAATTACTATGTTCGTTCCATACTTAACGAAATTGACACTGACGCAATAAGGAATAGTTCTCCAAAAGTTTGCATCGTTTCGCCTTCAGATTTTGTTATATCAATAGTAGTTCCCATGCTAACAGACATCGGATGTAAAGTTGCAAGCTTTTCATCCTCCAATTTAAATGAAATAGATACCATTGTAGATAAAATAAAAACTAATGATGCCAATTTTGCGGCCTTTATCGACAGCAACGGTGAAACCCTTGTTCTCGTAGACAAAAACGGGAAAATAGTAAAAGATGATCTTTTCCTTTCTCTGACCTCATTAATCTCCTTTAAAAGCAATCCGGGTTCAAAAGTGGTTGTGCCCATTACCGCACCGTCAATCATCGAAACCATGGCTGAAAAATACAATGGAAAAGTTGTACGTACAAAAACCTCACCCCAGGCAGTTATGGAACAAATGCTGAACAACAATCTATTCAAAAACAAAGAAAATATGGATCAATTCCTATTGAACTTCGATGCTCTTGCAGGGCTTATCAAGATTCTTGAATTTTTATGCGTGAAAAATACCACATTATCTGATATACTTAAAGAAATACCGGATTTTTATGTGAGTAAAAAGAAAATATTCTGCCCCTGGGAATTGAAAGGGCGAGTTATGAGAACACTAATAACAGAAAAGGACAGCGAAAAGGTAGAGTTGCTTGATGGTGTCAAATTTATAATGGAAAACGGCTGGGCTCTCGTATTACCCGATGCAGATCTTCCTCTTTGCAGAATATATTCGGAAGGCGAAAGTCCAAGCGTTGCCGATATGATATCGGAAAAATATCTTGAAAAGATAAAAAGGATAATCAATTCATGA
- a CDS encoding RluA family pseudouridine synthase — MQKFVIDKDSGNRRIDKILREKYPNLPQSFMYKAFRKKDIKVNGIRVKENYIANPGDIVEVYIIDEILYGNGSSQPFNHTKAFTVVYEDKNILIVNKMQGIPVHPDKDSTENTLIDLVTDYIRSNADSTDSKSFTPALCHRLDRNTGGLVIIAKNNEALKIMLEKIRKKEIKKYYQCIVRGIPEKNSATLKAFLEKDERKSRVYINSYKTKNSLEIITKYKTLSVIENLTANEKGSLLEVELITGRTHQIRAHMAYIGHPIVGDSKYGDNNLNRALKLKYQALWAYKIKFEFSKTSGILSYLNGKKFEIEPNFSNIIHPYKNV, encoded by the coding sequence ATGCAAAAGTTTGTAATAGATAAAGACAGTGGCAATAGACGTATTGATAAAATATTAAGAGAAAAATATCCCAATTTACCTCAAAGTTTCATGTATAAAGCCTTTAGAAAAAAAGATATAAAGGTAAACGGTATAAGGGTAAAGGAAAACTATATTGCAAATCCCGGGGATATAGTCGAGGTATATATCATAGATGAAATCCTTTACGGCAATGGATCATCCCAACCCTTTAACCATACTAAGGCTTTTACAGTTGTATATGAGGATAAAAACATTCTAATTGTAAATAAAATGCAAGGTATACCTGTTCATCCCGACAAGGACAGTACCGAAAACACACTTATTGACCTTGTAACAGACTATATTCGCAGCAATGCAGACAGTACAGACTCAAAAAGTTTCACCCCTGCTCTATGCCACAGACTTGACCGCAATACAGGAGGTCTCGTAATAATTGCCAAAAACAATGAAGCATTAAAAATAATGCTGGAGAAAATAAGAAAAAAAGAAATTAAAAAATACTACCAGTGTATTGTTCGTGGTATACCGGAAAAAAATAGTGCTACACTTAAAGCATTTCTTGAAAAGGATGAGCGAAAAAGTCGAGTTTACATAAACAGTTATAAAACCAAAAATTCTTTAGAAATAATAACCAAATACAAAACACTCTCAGTAATTGAAAATTTAACTGCAAATGAAAAGGGAAGTTTGCTGGAAGTTGAGCTGATTACCGGCCGAACACATCAAATCAGGGCACATATGGCCTATATAGGCCATCCCATAGTCGGAGACAGCAAATATGGAGACAATAATTTAAACCGTGCCCTAAAGTTAAAATATCAAGCCCTCTGGGCGTATAAAATTAAGTTTGAATTTTCTAAAACAAGCGGTATTCTAAGCTATTTAAACGGAAAAAAATTCGAAATTGAGCCTAATTTTAGTAATATTATACATCCGTATAAAAATGTATAA
- the istA gene encoding IS21 family transposase: MYYEQGISISQISRETNFDRKTIRKYIDKTDWNEYPIDKSVKRGRPEKLKPFKDTIDKWLMEDKTARRKQRHTAKRIFERLTEIYKDDFDCCYKTVSNYVRRRKKEIYAKSYGYLPLEHRPGEAQVDFGEADFYLNDRLYNGYYINISFPYSNQGYTQLFKGQNQECLFEGLINIFKHIQGVPYRIWFDNASTIVAKVLKGGDRDLTDDFLRFKEHYNFEAVFCNPNSGHEKGSVESKVGYHRRNMFVPVPKITNLEEFNKELLIKCDNDADREHYRKGVKISELHIEDRKSLIPLPTVEFDTGKYLTVKTNGCGKFTLNNGIHEYSTSPKYANEKINIKITANEVIILDENYRETIKHTRLYGDTKQESMQWLPYLNTLAKRPGALKYTGIYTMLPHPMKEYIETCSRPERGRILQTIATICEKSNFETAVKAVSEALLYGAADADSLTALFSRLNTPELDLKPARVPEGIPKLKKVVTDVSAYDALIKEAGGSLC; the protein is encoded by the coding sequence ATGTATTATGAACAAGGTATAAGCATTAGTCAAATTTCTAGGGAAACCAACTTTGATAGAAAAACTATAAGAAAGTATATAGACAAAACAGATTGGAATGAATATCCCATTGATAAAAGTGTAAAAAGAGGAAGGCCAGAAAAACTTAAACCTTTTAAGGATACCATAGACAAGTGGCTTATGGAAGATAAGACAGCAAGAAGAAAACAGAGACATACTGCAAAACGTATTTTTGAAAGATTAACTGAAATATATAAAGATGACTTTGATTGTTGTTACAAGACAGTATCAAATTATGTTAGAAGGAGGAAAAAAGAAATATATGCAAAATCATATGGGTACCTGCCTTTGGAACATAGGCCAGGAGAAGCTCAGGTAGACTTTGGTGAAGCAGACTTCTATCTAAACGATAGATTATACAATGGTTACTACATAAATATTTCATTCCCATACAGCAATCAAGGATATACTCAGCTTTTCAAAGGTCAAAATCAGGAATGCCTTTTTGAAGGACTTATCAATATATTTAAGCATATTCAGGGAGTACCCTATAGGATATGGTTTGATAATGCTAGCACTATAGTTGCAAAAGTATTAAAAGGAGGCGATAGAGATTTAACAGATGATTTTTTGAGGTTTAAAGAACACTACAACTTTGAAGCTGTGTTTTGTAATCCTAACTCTGGTCATGAGAAGGGATCAGTTGAGTCAAAAGTGGGATATCACAGAAGGAACATGTTTGTTCCTGTACCTAAAATAACTAATCTGGAAGAATTCAATAAAGAACTTTTAATAAAATGTGATAATGATGCAGATAGAGAACATTATCGAAAAGGAGTAAAAATATCAGAATTGCATATTGAAGATAGAAAATCATTAATACCACTACCAACTGTAGAATTTGATACAGGAAAATATTTAACTGTAAAAACAAATGGGTGTGGGAAATTTACACTAAATAATGGAATCCACGAATATTCTACATCTCCTAAATATGCAAATGAAAAAATTAATATCAAGATAACAGCTAATGAGGTAATTATACTTGATGAAAACTACAGAGAAACAATCAAACATACTCGACTATATGGTGATACTAAGCAGGAGAGCATGCAATGGCTTCCCTATCTTAATACTCTAGCCAAAAGACCTGGAGCATTGAAATATACTGGAATATATACTATGCTGCCACATCCTATGAAAGAGTATATAGAAACTTGTTCGAGACCTGAAAGGGGAAGAATTCTTCAAACCATAGCAACGATATGTGAGAAATCAAACTTTGAAACAGCAGTAAAAGCAGTAAGTGAAGCTCTTTTGTATGGAGCAGCGGATGCAGATAGCTTGACAGCTCTTTTCAGCAGGCTAAATACTCCTGAACTTGATCTAAAACCTGCTAGAGTACCAGAGGGTATACCAAAACTTAAAAAGGTTGTTACCGATGTTTCTGCATATGATGCTTTGATAAAGGAAGCAGGTGGTAGTTTATGCTAA